The stretch of DNA TGAGGGCGAAGGTACCCCGCATCCCGAACATGAAGTCGGCCAGGTTGAACACGTTGTTGGCCGCCGCGCCGGTGGGACGCGAGAACTGGCTCGCGTACTGGTCGCGGCCGTAGAGCGGATTGACGTCCTGGACCTGCGTCTGGATGTGCTGGAATTCGTATCCGGCCTTCGCGGAGTGACGCCCCCAGCTGCGGGTGTAGTTGATCTTGGGATTAAAGACGGTCGGCCACTGCCACTGCGGATTGGTCGCCTGACGGCCAAGCGTGGTGTAGCCGGTAATGAGCTGTGAAGGCAGGCCGCCGGCGACCCTGGGGTCGGTCGGCAGGCCACTGATGCCGTACGCGTCAAGCGCGGACGCTGATCCCAGGGCCGGTGGATTCTTGCCGGCCTCAGTCCGCGACCACCCGAATCTGAACTCGAGGAGCGAACTGCTATCCACCACGTAGGTGGACCCCACGGCAATTTGGAGGTTGTCCGCGTAGGTGGTGCCGTTCCCGTCGCCTCCGGATGGCCCGGGTATTCCGGCCTGATCGAGAATCTCGGCCGATCGCCATCCGAACCGTCCAAACGACGTCCAGTTCGGGTTGATCACCACATCAATCTTGCCGCCGGCCTTGTTGCTCACCGTCTTCTGCGTCGTCAGCGCCACGTAGTTGTTGGCCGTGCCTGACGATGTGGGTTCGGGAAGATCTCGCAGGACCTTGGCCGCAAATGCCGACATCGGCACCGGAGTGCCGGCCGGATACACCTGGCCCGTCTGCGGATGGCGAACCGCCACGGTGAACACACCATTCCGCTGTTCCATGGTCGGAATCGTCGAGGTGGACACGGTGGTGCGGTTCTGACGCAACCCCTCAAAGTCCCCGAAGAAGAATGCCTTGTTGCGCGCCAGGGGCCCGCCGATGACGCCGCCGAACTGATTGCGGTCGAAGGTGGGCTCCTGTCCGGCTGTAGGTTTGAAATAGCCTTCGGACGTCAGGGAGCTGTCACGGAAAAATTCCCAGGCGCCCAGGTGAAACTGGTTGTTGCCGCTGCGATACGCGACATTGACGGTGGCGCCGGCCGCGCGGCCGTACTCCGCACTCATGTTGTTGGTCACCACCTGGAACTCGCCGACCGCGTCAGGTGCAGGCTGCATGACCTGGTTCGAGAATCCCTGGTTGCTGGTGCCGTACGCATTGTTGTCCACACCATCAATCAGGAAGTTGTTGAAGGTGCTGCGCAACCCGTTGACGTTGAACGACCCTTCCCGCGACGACGAGAGGGCCGAGGGGCGCACACCGGTCGTCAGGAGCGCAAGGGCGGAATACTCACGATTGATGACCGGAAGCTTTTGCAGGTCGCCGCCCCGAATCGTCTGGCCGCGCTGGCTGGTGTCGGTATCGAGGACGTCGGTGCCGGCGCTCACGGTCACCGTTTCAGTTAACGCGCCGATGGCCAGCGAGAGGTCCACGCGCCGCCGCGAGCCGATGCTGACTTGCACGTTGTCGGCCATCGCCAGGGAAAAGCCGGCCTTCTCTGCGGTCACCACGTAGGTGCCGATGCGCACCGTGAAAAATTCGTAGGTGCCTGACGCATCCGTCATGGTCGTGGCGCTCACGCCGGTTGCTGCATTCGTCAACGTCACTTTCGCAGCCGCCACCACCGCGCCGGACCCGTCGGACACGATACCTACCACGGCCGCGGTCTCGAACTGCGCGTACGCAGAGACCGGAAGGCACCACATCAAGACTGCACACACACTCAGACGAACCACTCGCTTCAACATGCTCATTCCTCCGCGAACGAAGCTAACGGGCGGGCGAGACGACCGTGTGAGGACGTTGCAGCATTCTGGTAACGACACGTGTCACGCGATTGTCATGACCGGCGGGTAGCGTGATCGCCATGAACGTTCGTACTCGCGTGATTTGCACAGTCCTCTTGTCTGCCACCTTCCTGGCGGTGAGCTCCGAGGCCCGCCAGCCGTGGATTACCAAACGCGTCGTCGCTCACCGCGGCGCGTCCTCTTACGCGCCGGAACACACGGCGGCCGCGTACAGGTTGGCGATGTCGCAAGGAGCCGACTATGTCGAACAGGATCTGGCGGTGACGAAGGACGGCGTGCTTGTGTGCCTCCACGACGACACGCTCGAACGCACCACGAATGTTGAAGAAGTGTTTCCGGATCGTTCGTCAACCGACGGGTCAGGCCGGACCCAATGGCTGGTCGCCGACTTCACCCTCGCCGAGATCAAGCAGTTGGACGCGGGCAGCTGGTTTGACCCGAAGTTCGCCGGTGAACGTGTGCTCACGTGGGACGAAGCCGTGGACCTGGTCTGGGACAAGGCCGGAATGTTTCCCGAACTCAAGGCGCCGTCGCTTTATCGCGAGCGTGGCGTCGACATCGTCGCGTTGTTTGCCTCGGCGGTGCGGCGACGGAATATGGATGTCCGGACGCCTGCAGGGTCAATGCCGAGACTGAGGGTGCAGTCGTTCGACGAGCAGGCGGTGCGGGAACTGGCCACTGCGCTTCCGAACATCCCAAGGACGTTCCTCTTTGGGCGCGGTGCGCTCGTAGAGCGGTGGTTGTCGTCCGTCGAGCGGGTGAAAGAAGTGGCGCAATTCGCGAGCGACCTCAGTCCCACCAAGGCCATCGTGGAAGCACAGCCCGCAGTGGTGGACTGGGCCCACGCCGCCGGGCTCACGGTCACGCCCTACACCTTTCGATCTGGCGCCACCGGCCGGTTCCCCAACGTTGAGGCCGAGATGCGGTACTTCCTGTATGAGTTGCGCGTGGACGCGCTGTTCACCGATAACCCGGACAAGTTTCCGCGGCGCTGAGTTCAGCCTTTCAGCACTGGTCGTCGACCGCCGAGGCCGGTAGCGGCTTCGATCACCCGAGCGACCACGAGCAGCCCCGCCTCGTCGTACAACCGGCCCGCAAGGGTAAACCCCGTCGGCGTGCCGTTGTCGCGGAACCCCGTGGGCACCGCGATGGCCGGGTGGCCCGTCAGACTCGTGATGGGGTTGAGGCTGGTGGGATCAAGCGTGACCGGACCTGAGACCATGACGTCCACGTCCTTTGTCGCGCGCGCGTAGGCTTCCATCAACCTCAGCCGCACGCGGTTTGCCTGCAGGTAGTCCACGGCCGTGACCAGGTGATACGCGCGCAAATCGTTGCGCACGCGCTGTGCGCGCAGGCCGGCATCGGCGCCGGTGGTCACCACCGTCTCAAAACCCGCCGCGCGCTCGGTGTATTCGATGAAGTACGTGAGGTCGCTCGTGGGCACCTTGACGGTGCGAATCTCGAGCCCGGCCGCGCGGAGCGCATCGAGCGCCCTCGTGTTGTTCGCGCGCACCGCAGGGTCCTTCTCGAGTTCGAGCATGCCTTCGACGACACCGACGACCCTGCCCTTGGCGGATTCGCGGCTGTCCCAGGCAAACGGCAGGCCTTCGGGCACGGAGAGGTCGTAGCCGTCGGGACCGGCGATGGCATGCAGCACGATCG from Acidobacteriota bacterium encodes:
- a CDS encoding glycerophosphodiester phosphodiesterase — encoded protein: MNVRTRVICTVLLSATFLAVSSEARQPWITKRVVAHRGASSYAPEHTAAAYRLAMSQGADYVEQDLAVTKDGVLVCLHDDTLERTTNVEEVFPDRSSTDGSGRTQWLVADFTLAEIKQLDAGSWFDPKFAGERVLTWDEAVDLVWDKAGMFPELKAPSLYRERGVDIVALFASAVRRRNMDVRTPAGSMPRLRVQSFDEQAVRELATALPNIPRTFLFGRGALVERWLSSVERVKEVAQFASDLSPTKAIVEAQPAVVDWAHAAGLTVTPYTFRSGATGRFPNVEAEMRYFLYELRVDALFTDNPDKFPRR
- a CDS encoding TonB-dependent receptor yields the protein MLKRVVRLSVCAVLMWCLPVSAYAQFETAAVVGIVSDGSGAVVAAAKVTLTNAATGVSATTMTDASGTYEFFTVRIGTYVVTAEKAGFSLAMADNVQVSIGSRRRVDLSLAIGALTETVTVSAGTDVLDTDTSQRGQTIRGGDLQKLPVINREYSALALLTTGVRPSALSSSREGSFNVNGLRSTFNNFLIDGVDNNAYGTSNQGFSNQVMQPAPDAVGEFQVVTNNMSAEYGRAAGATVNVAYRSGNNQFHLGAWEFFRDSSLTSEGYFKPTAGQEPTFDRNQFGGVIGGPLARNKAFFFGDFEGLRQNRTTVSTSTIPTMEQRNGVFTVAVRHPQTGQVYPAGTPVPMSAFAAKVLRDLPEPTSSGTANNYVALTTQKTVSNKAGGKIDVVINPNWTSFGRFGWRSAEILDQAGIPGPSGGDGNGTTYADNLQIAVGSTYVVDSSSLLEFRFGWSRTEAGKNPPALGSASALDAYGISGLPTDPRVAGGLPSQLITGYTTLGRQATNPQWQWPTVFNPKINYTRSWGRHSAKAGYEFQHIQTQVQDVNPLYGRDQYASQFSRPTGAAANNVFNLADFMFGMRGTFALSNILVADMRQNMHFLYAQDDIRVSDRLTVNLGLRYEYATPMWEKNNVLSNFDPAGLKMVMARDGSLKDRSTINPDRNNFGPRLGLAYTLTPETVFRGGYGISYVHFHRAGGANILPINGPQVVNAVVVQGNPLDPTFRTTQQGYPADLTDPSKFNPLAANITYMPEDYRSSRVQSWYVSVQRELFRNVVVDLAYVGNKADGLLLFANYNQATPNNAAGTIALQARRPIPQFADITYAFNGGKSAYKALQAKLEWRARGGLMFLSSLTLSESKDNGAGSLENANGNAPAPQDFYNMDADYGLSGYHQPFNSTTSLVWEVPVGRGRRFLGGISPALDVLLGGWQLAAINSVYAGDPVTFTYTAGTAFAVSGIQQDFRGANIYRPNLVGDPMAPEGQRSITNWFNKDAVVIPTDPSQPFGNAPRNNVRGPAVWQIDMALSKNVTMPWRASQMEFRLEVFNLMNRANFRAPNGNRSAAGFGTITSTYDPRQVQLGVKVRF